A genomic window from candidate division TA06 bacterium includes:
- a CDS encoding tetratricopeptide repeat protein, with amino-acid sequence MSHQVSKHTLKRDEFADDAIKMVTFVRKHSTEAMAVAAAFIVIIAGLILMGQNQAKSEKEAALMIGMAHAAYFNGDMANAQTAYEEIVSKHGSSLSAKEALVYLGNINFIQRKNEEAIKYYEQSIKSGGSNPLITAAAVSGVAACYEQTGRLAEAGEKYLEIVKKYSKDQYLATNALLSAGRCFTAGNLNDKAKAAYQQLIKDYSGTAAAAEAKAQLAQLPG; translated from the coding sequence GTGTCTCATCAGGTCAGCAAACACACATTGAAACGCGATGAATTCGCCGACGATGCCATCAAGATGGTCACTTTCGTCCGCAAACATTCCACCGAAGCCATGGCGGTAGCGGCGGCGTTCATTGTCATAATTGCCGGTTTGATTTTAATGGGGCAGAACCAGGCCAAAAGCGAAAAGGAAGCCGCCCTGATGATAGGCATGGCCCATGCCGCCTATTTTAACGGCGATATGGCCAACGCCCAAACTGCTTACGAAGAGATAGTTAGCAAGCACGGTTCCAGTTTGTCCGCCAAAGAGGCGCTGGTCTATTTGGGCAATATAAATTTTATCCAGCGTAAAAACGAAGAGGCCATTAAATATTATGAACAAAGCATCAAATCCGGAGGTTCCAATCCTCTGATCACGGCAGCAGCGGTAAGCGGAGTGGCAGCCTGCTATGAACAAACCGGGCGTTTGGCCGAGGCCGGAGAAAAATACCTGGAGATCGTAAAAAAATATTCAAAAGACCAGTATCTTGCAACCAATGCTTTGTTATCGGCCGGACGCTGTTTTACCGCCGGCAACCTTAACGACAAGGCCAAAGCCGCCTATCAACAGCTTATCAAGGATTATTCCGGCACTGCGGCCGCCGCAGAGGCAAAGGCACAATTGGCGCAGCTTCCGGGCTAA